One window of Amaranthus tricolor cultivar Red isolate AtriRed21 chromosome 13, ASM2621246v1, whole genome shotgun sequence genomic DNA carries:
- the LOC130798125 gene encoding cinnamoyl-CoA reductase 1-like isoform X1, producing the protein MEKEGAADKVVCVTGAGGYIASWLVKLLISSNYTVHGTLRNPCDPKYEHLKKLENASEKLKLFKADLLDYDSISDAIQGCNGVFHVASPVPSTSVPNPQVQIMEPAVKGTLNVLKASSEAKVKRVVYVSSVVAVSMNPEWPAGQVKDENCWSDVEFCKRTNNWYCASKSEAEMKAFEYARSSGLDVVSVCPTLVLGPMMQSTVNSSSMVLLKLLKEGYESIENKLRLIVDVRDLAAALLMVYEKPEVEGRYICTSHQIRVRELLDKLQSIYPNYNYPKNIIEIADGDCVSSEKLQKLGWSYKPLEETLVDAVESYKRLGLLD; encoded by the exons ATGGAGAAGGAAGGCGCAGCAGATAAAGTGGTATGTGTAACTGGTGCTGGTGGATACATAGCTTCATGGCTTGTCAAGCTTCTTATATCTTCCAATTATACTGTTCATGGCACTCTTCGCAATCCCT GCGATCCCAAATATGAGCATTTGAAGAAGCTGGAGAATGCTTCTGAGAAGTTGAAACTCTTCAAGGCTGATTTACTGGATTATGATTCTATTTCTGATGCAATTCAAGGATGTAATGGAGTGTTTCATGTTGCTAGTCCTGTGCCTTCCACTTCTGTGCCTAATCCTCAG GTGCAGATAATGGAACCTGCAGTTAAGGGAACACTAAATGTGCTCAAAGCGTCATCAGAAGCTAAAGTAAAGCGTGTTGTCTATGTATCATCTGTTGTTGCTGTTTCCATGAATCCTGAATGGCCTGCTGGTCAAGTGAAGGATGAAAATTGCTGGTCTGATGTGGAATTTTGCAAAAGAACAAAT AATTGGTACTGTGCTTCTAAATCAGAAGCAGAAATGAAAGCTTTTGAATATGCTAGGAGCAGTGGCCTTGACGTTGTATCAGTTTGTCCCACCCTTGTTTTGGGTCCTATGATGCAATCAACTGTCAACTCAAGCAGCATGGTGCTCCTTAAGCTTCTAAAAG AAGGGTACGAATCAATAGAGAACAAGCTTCGCTTGATAGTTGACGTGCGTGATCTGGCTGCTGCCCTGCTTATGGTCTATGAAAAGCCTGAGGTTGAAGGAAGATATATATGCACATCGCATCAGATTAGGGTGAGGGAATTACTGGATAAGCTGCAAAGCATCTATCCGAACTACAACTATCCGAAAAA CATAATTGAGATTGCTGATGGAGATTGTGTCAGCTCAGAGAAACTACAAAAGCTCGGTTGGAGTTACAAACCACTGGAGGAAACACTAGTTGATGCTGTCGAGAGCTATAAAAGGTTGGGACTTCTAGATTAG
- the LOC130798125 gene encoding cinnamoyl-CoA reductase 1-like isoform X3, which produces MSIKRFHVIKDWRIECDPKYEHLKKLENASEKLKLFKADLLDYDSISDAIQGCNGVFHVASPVPSTSVPNPQVQIMEPAVKGTLNVLKASSEAKVKRVVYVSSVVAVSMNPEWPAGQVKDENCWSDVEFCKRTNNWYCASKSEAEMKAFEYARSSGLDVVSVCPTLVLGPMMQSTVNSSSMVLLKLLKEGYESIENKLRLIVDVRDLAAALLMVYEKPEVEGRYICTSHQIRVRELLDKLQSIYPNYNYPKNIIEIADGDCVSSEKLQKLGWSYKPLEETLVDAVESYKRLGLLD; this is translated from the exons ATGTCCATTAAACGGTTCCACGTAATCAAGGATTGGAGGATTGAAT GCGATCCCAAATATGAGCATTTGAAGAAGCTGGAGAATGCTTCTGAGAAGTTGAAACTCTTCAAGGCTGATTTACTGGATTATGATTCTATTTCTGATGCAATTCAAGGATGTAATGGAGTGTTTCATGTTGCTAGTCCTGTGCCTTCCACTTCTGTGCCTAATCCTCAG GTGCAGATAATGGAACCTGCAGTTAAGGGAACACTAAATGTGCTCAAAGCGTCATCAGAAGCTAAAGTAAAGCGTGTTGTCTATGTATCATCTGTTGTTGCTGTTTCCATGAATCCTGAATGGCCTGCTGGTCAAGTGAAGGATGAAAATTGCTGGTCTGATGTGGAATTTTGCAAAAGAACAAAT AATTGGTACTGTGCTTCTAAATCAGAAGCAGAAATGAAAGCTTTTGAATATGCTAGGAGCAGTGGCCTTGACGTTGTATCAGTTTGTCCCACCCTTGTTTTGGGTCCTATGATGCAATCAACTGTCAACTCAAGCAGCATGGTGCTCCTTAAGCTTCTAAAAG AAGGGTACGAATCAATAGAGAACAAGCTTCGCTTGATAGTTGACGTGCGTGATCTGGCTGCTGCCCTGCTTATGGTCTATGAAAAGCCTGAGGTTGAAGGAAGATATATATGCACATCGCATCAGATTAGGGTGAGGGAATTACTGGATAAGCTGCAAAGCATCTATCCGAACTACAACTATCCGAAAAA CATAATTGAGATTGCTGATGGAGATTGTGTCAGCTCAGAGAAACTACAAAAGCTCGGTTGGAGTTACAAACCACTGGAGGAAACACTAGTTGATGCTGTCGAGAGCTATAAAAGGTTGGGACTTCTAGATTAG
- the LOC130798125 gene encoding cinnamoyl-CoA reductase 1-like isoform X2, protein MEKEGAADKVVCVTGAGGYIASWLVKLLISSNYTVHGTLRNPCDPKYEHLKKLENASEKLKLFKADLLDYDSISDAIQGCNGVFHVASPVPSTSVPNPQVQIMEPAVKGTLNVLKASSEAKVKRVVYVSSVVAVSMNPEWPAGQVKDENCWSDVEFCKRTNNWYCASKSEAEMKAFEYARSSGLDVVSVCPTLVLGPMMQSTVNSSSMVLLKLLKGYESIENKLRLIVDVRDLAAALLMVYEKPEVEGRYICTSHQIRVRELLDKLQSIYPNYNYPKNIIEIADGDCVSSEKLQKLGWSYKPLEETLVDAVESYKRLGLLD, encoded by the exons ATGGAGAAGGAAGGCGCAGCAGATAAAGTGGTATGTGTAACTGGTGCTGGTGGATACATAGCTTCATGGCTTGTCAAGCTTCTTATATCTTCCAATTATACTGTTCATGGCACTCTTCGCAATCCCT GCGATCCCAAATATGAGCATTTGAAGAAGCTGGAGAATGCTTCTGAGAAGTTGAAACTCTTCAAGGCTGATTTACTGGATTATGATTCTATTTCTGATGCAATTCAAGGATGTAATGGAGTGTTTCATGTTGCTAGTCCTGTGCCTTCCACTTCTGTGCCTAATCCTCAG GTGCAGATAATGGAACCTGCAGTTAAGGGAACACTAAATGTGCTCAAAGCGTCATCAGAAGCTAAAGTAAAGCGTGTTGTCTATGTATCATCTGTTGTTGCTGTTTCCATGAATCCTGAATGGCCTGCTGGTCAAGTGAAGGATGAAAATTGCTGGTCTGATGTGGAATTTTGCAAAAGAACAAAT AATTGGTACTGTGCTTCTAAATCAGAAGCAGAAATGAAAGCTTTTGAATATGCTAGGAGCAGTGGCCTTGACGTTGTATCAGTTTGTCCCACCCTTGTTTTGGGTCCTATGATGCAATCAACTGTCAACTCAAGCAGCATGGTGCTCCTTAAGCTTCTAAAAG GGTACGAATCAATAGAGAACAAGCTTCGCTTGATAGTTGACGTGCGTGATCTGGCTGCTGCCCTGCTTATGGTCTATGAAAAGCCTGAGGTTGAAGGAAGATATATATGCACATCGCATCAGATTAGGGTGAGGGAATTACTGGATAAGCTGCAAAGCATCTATCCGAACTACAACTATCCGAAAAA CATAATTGAGATTGCTGATGGAGATTGTGTCAGCTCAGAGAAACTACAAAAGCTCGGTTGGAGTTACAAACCACTGGAGGAAACACTAGTTGATGCTGTCGAGAGCTATAAAAGGTTGGGACTTCTAGATTAG